A genomic region of Megalobrama amblycephala isolate DHTTF-2021 linkage group LG6, ASM1881202v1, whole genome shotgun sequence contains the following coding sequences:
- the LOC125270156 gene encoding cytokine receptor-like factor 2, which produces MTSWSVYLLVVLALCFAPESSVTEDSDYSGDDELVPMEVFDADQIVFNISNTSHGITLTWRVPNNKITLTCYSTEVQYKSQCVNDWKRTPSEHKQGDDEVYRLNLSTLSIKKNYDFRIRMRLWCNDKDWSNWTKVQSWGNNAGACMVELPANIMYFDYFYILIIVLPLTGFLLVCLLTQQGIKRLILPKVPDPKHFRNKIMDFDQYQWWGNLTQLNEECTTTDIEIIDKNEREEQHQSLVMQPIDTNYEQHDKMYCIYSSETSGENTEPQYSQMVLGYITL; this is translated from the exons ATGACAAG CTGGAGTGTGTATCTCCTGGTAGTCCTTGCCTTGTGCTTCGCTCCAGAGTCTAGTGTTACTGAGGATTCTGATTATTCTGGTGATGATGAACTTG TGCCCATGGAAGTCTTTGATGCCGACCAGATTGTTTTCAATATTAGTAATACATCACATGGTATTACTTTAACATGGAGGGTACCAAATAATAAAATCACACTGACTTGTTATTCAACTGAAGTGCAGTACAAGAGCCAGTGTGTCAATGACTGGAAG AGAACTCCATCTGAACATAAACAAGGAGATGATGAAGTGTATCGTTTGAACCTGTCCACCCTCAGCATAAAGAAAAATTACGATTTCAGAATAAGAATGAGGTTGTGGTGTAATGATAAGGACTGGAGCAACTGGACAAAAGTGCAAAGTTGGGGAAACAATGCAG GTGCTTGTATGGTAGAATTACCTGCCAACATTAtgtattttgattatttttatattttaataattgtgCTGCCACTGACCGGCTTTCTTCTTGTTTGTCTGCTGACTCAACAGGG aattaaaagacTGATCCTTCCTAAAGTACCAGATCCCAAACACTTCAGAAATAAGATCATGGACTTTGACCAGTATCAG TGGTGGGGGAACCTTACGCAGTTGAATGAAGAGTGCACAACAACAGATATTGAGATTATTGACAAGAACGAAAGGGAAGAGCAACATCAGTCTTTGGTAATGCAGCCCATCGACACCAACTATGAGCAACATGACAAGATGTATTGCATCTACTCCTCTGAAACATCTGGTGAAAACACAGAACCACAATATTCTCAGATGGTATTGGGGTATATTACCCTCTAA